The Thioalkalivibrio sulfidiphilus HL-EbGr7 genome includes the window CCGGCGGCAGCCTCAACGACCGGCAGGACGGCGCGCTGCGCGATCAACTGCTCGCGCGCCTGGCGGATCTCCCCAATCTCACCTTCCTGCCGGACACCGTCGCCGCCGGCTGGTACGCGGATCACTACGTGCCCCTGGTCACACCGAAGGGCCTCATCCGCCTGCGCGCCCGTGCGGTCATCGTGGCCGGCGGCGTCTACGAGCAGCCCGCGGTGTTTCGCAACAACGACCTGCCGGGCGTGATGCTCGCGAGCGCGGCCCTGCGGCTCGCCCGCCGCTACGGCGTAGCCGCCTGCGAGTCCGCCGTGATCCTCGCCGCCAACAGCGATGCCTACCGCAACGCCCTGGAACTGAAGGCGCTCGGCATCCCCGTCAAGGCCATCGTGGACCTGGACGCCCCCGAAACGCGGGGCGATCTGCACGATCAGGTACGGGCCGCGGGCATCGCCGTCCATGGCCGCAGCACCGTCTACAGCGCCGAGGGCGAGGGCCTGCTCCAGGCCGTCACCGTCTGCGCCCTGGATGCCGAGGGCAGGGCGAAACCGGAGACCGCCCAGCGCATCGACTGCGACGGCCTGCTCATGTCCGTGGGCTACGCACCCGCCGCCCCGATCCTCTACCAGTCTGGCACCCGCATGGTGTTCGCCGAGATCCCGGGCCAGTTCGTGCCGGAACAGTTGCCACCCGGGGTCTTCGCCTGCGGCCGGGTCAACGGCGTGTTCGATCTCGATGCCCGCGTGGCGGACGGCGCCGCCGCCGCCGGCGAGGCGCTGGCACACCTGGGCATGCAGGCAGGGCCCACCGCGCGGCCCGGGCGCAGCAGTGAACGCATGTCCCATCCCTGGCCCGTGTTCCCCCACCCCAAGGGCAAGAACTTCGTGGACCTGGACGAAGACCTGCAACTCAAGGACCTGGAGCGTGCGGCGGCCGAAGGCTTCGACAACATCGAACTGCTCAAGCGCTACTCCACCGTGGGCATGGGCCCCAGCCAGGGCAAGCACGCCAACATGAACGCCGTACGCATCCTGGCACGCCTCAACAAGCAGTCCATCGGCGCGACCGGCACCACCACGGCGCGTCCTTTCTACCATCCCGTGCCCATCAAGCACCTGGCGGGCCGACGCCTGCGTCCGGAGCGGCGCACGCCCATGCACGGCTGGCACCGGGATCACGGCGCGGTGTTCATGCCCGCCGGCCACTGGCAGCGCCCCAAGTACTACGGACCCGCATCGGAGGCGGAGGCCATCCGTGCCGAGGTGATGGCGGTGCGCGAAGGGGTGGGGCTCATCGATGTCTCGACGCTCGGCAAGGTGGAGGTGTTCGGCCCCGACGCCGCACGCTTCATGGACCAGCTCTATACGCTGAAGCTCTCCACCGTGAAGCAGGGCATGACCCGCTACGCGCTCATGGTGGACGAGGCGGGCGTGGTCATCGACGACGGGGTGTGCGCCCGCTGGGGCGAGGAGCATTTCTACGTCAGCACCACCACCACCGGCGCCGAGGCCATCTTCCGCCAGATGCAGCGGATGATCGGCGAATGGAACCTCAAGGTGGACGTGGTCAACCGCACCAGCCAGCTGGCCTCCATGAACATCGCAGGCCCCCTGACCCGCGATGTGCTGCAGCCGCTCACCGACGTGGATCTCTCCCAGGCCGCGTTCCCCTTCCTCGGCGCGCGCCAGGGGAGGGTGGCGGGCGTGCCCGCCTGGCTGTTCCGGGTCGGCTTCGTCGGTGAACTGGGCTTCGAGATCCACGTGCCCGCCGCCCAGGCGCTGCACGTGTGGGAGGCGCTCATGGAGGCGGGCGCGTCCAGGGGCATCCGGCCCTTCGGCGTGGAGGCACAGCGCCAGCTGCGCCTGGAGAAGGGCCACCTGATCGTGGGCCAGGACACCGACGGCACCTCCAGCCCCTTCGACGCCAACATGGCCTGGGCGGTGAAGTTCGACAAGCCCTTCTTCCAGGGCAAGCGCAGCCTGCAGATCCTGAAAGAGCGCGCCGCCAACCGCCTGGTGGGCTTCCGCCTGCCGGGCAGCCATCCGGGCCCGATTCCCAGGGAATGCCACCTGGTGATCCACGACGACGACATCGCCGGCCGGGTCACCAGCATCGGCTACAGCCCGAGCCTCAAGGCCTGGGTGGGGCTCGCCATGGTGGACAAGACGCTGGCCGATGCGGCGCAGCTCTCCATCCGCGTGGAAGGCGCGGTGATCATCCAGGCCGACGTGGTGCCCACGCCCTTCTACGACCCGGAAGGTCTGCGCCAGAAACCGGAAACGGCCGGGGAGGTGAACGCATGAAACGTCTGAGCCCCGCCCATGGCCTCCTGCCCCGCGACGGCTTCGAGTGGGGCGAGGTGCGCGGCATGCCCGCGCCGCTCAAGGCAGTGCAACTGCCGGACACCTGGCTCGCCGACCTGAGCCCGCTGCTTCGCGTGCTGGTCAAGGGCGGTGACGCGGCAGGCTGGATGCGCGCCCACGAACTGCCGGTGTCCGAGGACTGGTTCGTCTGCCAGGACCTGCCGCAGTTCGGGCCCGACGCCTTCCTGGCCCGCACCGGCAACGCCGAGTTCCTGCTCCACGACGGGCCCTCGGGCGGCCTTGCCCGGCACCTGGGTCCGCTGTCCGAAGGCCTCGACAACGGCACCCGCATCCTGGTGCGCGACGACCAGGAGATCGCCCTGGGCGGTGAACACGCGGCGCAGCTCATGGCAGAGTTCTGCTCGCTGGATCTCGCAAGCGTGGGAGATGCGCTGCTCTACACCCGCGTGGCGGGGGTGGGTGTGTGGTTGCGGGTCGAACCCGGCCCGGTGTATCGCATGGGCTGCGAGCCCAGCTACGGAGAATACCTATTCGAGACCCTGATGCACGGGGTCCATGACATGCAGGGGGAAGTCATCGGCTTTTCCGACTTCTACATATCCCGGGAGGATAAAAAATGACACCACAGGAAGCGAAGACCTATCTGGAGAGTCACCAGGTCAAGTACATCCTGGCCCAGTTCGTGGACATCCACGGCGTGGCCAAGACCAAGTCCGTGCCCGTCAGTCACCTGGAGGACGTGCTCACCGACGGCGCCGGTTTCGCCGGCTTCGCCGTGTGGGGCCTGCGCATGGGTCCCCACGAGGCGGACTACATGGCCCGGGGCGATCTCAGCACCCTGTCCATCGTGCCCTGGCAGCCCGGCTATGCGCGCATCGTCTGCGACGGCTACGTCAACGGCGAGCCCTACATGCTGGACACCCGCAACATCCTCGCCGCCCAGGTGAAGCGCCTCAAGGAGCGCGGCTGGACCATGAACACCGGGCTCGAGCCCGAGTTCAGCCTGCTGCGCCGCGACGGCAACGGCTGCGTCGTCCCCGCCGACGATTCCGACCGGCTCGACAAGCCCTGCTACGACTACAAGGGGCTGTCCCGTTCCCGTGAGTTCCTGGAGCGCCTGGTGGAGTCCCTGCAGGCGGTGAACTTCGATGTCTACCAGGTGGACCACGAGGACGCCAATGGCCAGTTCGAGATCAACTACACCTACTCGGACTGCATGACCTCCGCGGACCGCTACGTGTTCTTCCGCATGGCCGCCGGCGAGATCGCCAACCAGCTGGGACTCATCTGCTCCTTCATGCCCAAGCCCTTCTCCAACCGCACGGGCAACGGCATGCACATGCACATCTCCATCGCCGATGAATCCAATCCCAACATCTTCCAGGACCCGTCGGACCCCCGCGGCCTGGAACTCTCCAAGACCGCCTATCACTTCGCAGCGGGCCTGCTGGCCCACGCCCCGGCGCTGACCGCGCTCCTGGCGCCGAGTGTGAACTCCTACAAGCGCCTGGTGGTGGGCCGCGCACTGTCCGGTTCCACCTGGGCCCCGGCCTTCATCTCCTACGGCGACAACAACCGCACCTCCATGGTGCGCATCCCCAAGGGCCGCCTGGAGCTGCGCCTGGGCGACGGTGCCTGCAACCCGTACCTGGCCGCCGCCGCGGTGATCGCCGCCGGTCTCGATGGCGTGGACCGCAAGCTGGAGCCGGGCGAACCGCAGAACTTCAACTTCTATGACCTGAGCCCCGTGGAGCTGGCGGAGAAGGGCATCAAGACCCTGCCCCAGAGCCTGCACGAGGCCATCGCCGCGCTGCAGAAGGATGCGCTGTTCGCCGAACAGCTGGGCCAGGACTTCATCGAAGAGTTCATCCGGCTGAAGAACATGGAATGGGTGGAATACTCCCGCCATGTGTCCGACTGGGAACTCAACCGTTACGTGGAATTTTACTGATCGAGGAGATTCCCCCATGTGTGGAATCGTAGGACTCTTGCTCAAGAACCCGTCCCTGAACGGGCAACTGGGCCAACTGGTGACCCCCATGCTGGAAAGCATGTCCGAGCGCGGCCCGGACTCGGCGGGGCTCGCCGTCTTCGCCGACACCGACCGGGGCGAGAAGTACAGCCTGTTCGCCCAGGACGCGGACTTCGACTGGGACGCCCTGGAGCGCGCCCTGGACGAGGCCCTGGTGCCCACGCCGCGCATCGAGGCCCAGGGCCGCTACGCGCGTCTCTACCTCGCTGCCGACCCGGATACCGTGCGCCCCTGGTTCGCGGAACACTTCCCGGCGCTGCACATCCTCAGTGCCGGGCACTTCATCGACATCTACAAGGACGCGGGCCACCCGGCGGCCATTGCCGAGCGCTACGGCTTCCCGGCGCTCACCGGCAGCCACGCCATCGGCCACACCCGCATGGCCACGGAGTCGGCCATCACCCCGGCCCACGCCCACCCGTTCACGGCGGGCGAGGACTTCTGCCTGGTACACAATGGCTCGCTGTCCAACCCCTACAAGATCCGCCGGCAACTGGAACGCAAGGGCATCCGCTTCGAGACCGACAACGACACCGAGGCCGCCTGCCGCTTCCTGGAATGGCGCCTGCGCGACGGGGACAGCCTGGAGGACGCCCTGTCCCAGGGCTTCAACGTTCTGGACGGCTTCTACACCCTGCTCATGGGCACCCACGACAAGCTCGCCCTGGTGCGCGACCCCTTCGCCTGCAAGCCCGCCGTGGTGGCCGAGACCGACGACTACGTGGCCATCGGCTCCGAGTACCGGGCGCTCGCCCACCTGCCCGGGGTGAAGGAGGCCATGCTGTTCGAACCCAAGCCCGAGGAGATCTACTCGTGGACACGCTGAACCCCACCGCCGAGGCCGTGCGTTTCGACCTGTCGGAAACCACGGTGCGCGAGCTGAACCAGTATCTGCACCACGACCTCCCCGGCAGCGGCGCGAAACACGTCGAGGTGCTCAACCCCAACGGCCGGCACAACCTGGCCGTGGGCGTGGACGCCCCCGTGAGCATCGACATCCGGGGACACGCCGGCTACTTCGTGGGCGGCATGAACAAGCTGGCCCACATCACCGTGCACGGCAACGTGGGCTGGAGCGTGGGCGAGAACATCATGTCCGGCAGCATCCGGGTGAAGGGCAACGCCTCCGAATGCGTCGCCGCCTCCGGCCACGGCGGGCTGGTGGTCATCGAGGGCGACGCCTCGTCCCGCTGCGGCATCTCCATGAAGGGCTGCGACATCGTGGTGGGCGGCAGCGTCGGCCACATGTCCGCCTTCATGGCCCAGGCCGGCACCCTGGTGGTGTGCGGCGACGCGGACCCGGGCCTCGGGGATTCCCTCTACGAGGCGGTCATCTACGTGCGCGGCACCATCCACGGCCTGGGCGCCGATGCCCGGGAAGAACCCATGAGCGACGATGACTACGCCCGGGTGGCCAACCTGCTGGAGCGGGCCGGCTTCGACCACGACCTCCAGGAGTTCAAGCGCGTGGCCTCCGCCCGCAGCCTGTACCACTGGAACGCCGATCACCACCAGGAGTACTGAGTGATGAGCAAGAACATCTACATCGAGCCCAACTACACCTACGGCGACCACACGCTGCACTACATCCAGCAGGCCGCCGAGCACGGGCTCTACGAGATCCGCGGGCTCGGCGCCAAGCGCCGCCTGCCCACCTTTGACGATCTGACCTTCCTCACCGCCTCGGCCTCCCGCTATCCGCTGGAAGGCTACCGGGAGAAGTGTGAGACCAAGACGGTGCTGGGCACCCGCTTCGCCAAGAATCCCATCGAGCTCGGCATCCCCATCACCATCGCCGGCATGAGCTTCGGCGCGCTCACCGCCCAGGCCAAGGACGCGCTGGGCCGCGCCGCCGGCGAGATGGGCACCTCCACCACCACCGGCGACGGCGGCATGACCCCGGAGGAACGCCGTTCCTCCAAGACCCTGGTCTACCAGTGCCTGCCGTCCCGCTACGGCTTCAACCCCGACGACCTGCGCAAGGCCGACGCCATCGAACTGGTGATCGGGCAGGGCGCCAAGCCCGGCGGCGGCGGCATGCTGCTGGGCCAGAAGATCAGCCCCCGGGTGGCGAAGATGCGCACCCTGCCCGAGGGCGTGGACCAGCGTTCCGCCTGCCGCCATCCCGACTGGACCGGCTCCGATGATCTCGCCATCAAGCTCTCCGAGCTGCGCGAGATCACCGACTGGCAGGTGCCCATCTACGTGAAGGTGGGCGCAACCCGGGTGAAGAACGACGTGAAGCTCGCTGTGGCCGCCGGCGCCGACGTGGTGGTGGTGGACGGCATGCAGGGCGGCACCGCCGCCACCCAGCAGGTGTTCATCGAACACGCCGGCATTCCCACGCTCGCCGCCCTGCGCCAGGCGGTGGAGGCCCTGGAGGAGATCGACATGGTGGGCCAGGTGCAGCTCATCATCTCCGGCGGCATCCGCAGCGGGGCGGACGTGGCCAAGGCGCTCGCCATGGGCGCCGACGCCGTGTCCATCGGCCAGGCCGCCATGATGGCGCTCGGCTGCAACGCCCGGCACTACCACATGAACGGCGAACTGGTGGACGCCACCGAGGACTTCGCGGCGCTGGGCACCGCGCCCGGCTACTGCCACCACTGCCACACCGGCCGCTGCCCCGTGGGCATCGCCACCCAGACGCCGGAACTGGAAAAGCGCCTGGACGTGGACTGGGGCGCGCGCCGCGTGAAGAACTACCTGCAGACGCTGACCATGGAACTCACCACGCTCGCCCGGGCCTGCGGCAAGTCCAACGTGCACAACCTGGAGCGCGAGGACCTCGCCGCGCTGACCATCGAGGCCGCCGCCATGGCCAAGATCCCCCTGGCCGGCACCGACTGGATCCCGGGCGTGAGCGGCTACTGAGCGTGTCCACCGTGGCCACCCGCAAGGCGAAACCCAAGGCGGCCGGGAAGGCCGCGCGGCCTGCAGCGCCCGAACCCGCAGCGCACGCGGAGGACCGCAACCTGGACCAGCACATCGGCCACGTGCTGCGGGAAAAACGCCAGGCCCAGTCGCTCACCATCGCCGACGTGGCCGATCTCGCCGGCGTGAGCCGGGGCATGCTCTCCAAGATCGAGAACGGCCAGGTCTCCACCAGCCTGGAGACCCTGCGCAAGCTGTCGGGTGTGCTGGGCATGACCCTGGCCCAGCTGTTCAAGAACTTCGACGTCCCCGAGGGCGGCGCCCAGCACGTGAAGAGCGGCGAGGGCCTGGAAGTGGTGCGCCGCGGCACCCGCCGAGGTCATACCTATCACCTGCTCGCCTACGACCAGGGCCCCCGCAAGCAGGTGGAGCCCTTCCTCATCACCATGGACGACGCCAGCGAGGTGTTCCCCACCTTCACCCATCCGGGCACCGAGTTCATCTACATGCTCGAAGGCCGCATCGAATACCGCCACGGCCGCAACACCTATCTCCTGGAGCCCGGCGACTCCCTCACCTTCAAGGGCAGCATCCCCCACGGCCCCGAGCGACTCCTGGAAGTCCCGATCCGCTTCCTGGCGGTGATCAACTATGGGGACGAAGAGTGAGCCCGTCCTGATCCGCGACGCCGTGGCGGACGACATCCCCGCCATGGTGGAGCTCCTCGCCCAGCTGTTCAGCATCGAGCAGGACTTCGTGCCAGATGCGGAGAAGCAGGGCAGGGGGCTTGCGTTGCTACTGGTGCAGCCGGGCGCGCAGGTGCTGGTGGCCGAGCGGGAGGGCGGGGTGGTGGGCATGATCAGCGTGCAGACACTTATCTCCACGGCGGAAGGGGGGGCTGTGGGGCTGGTGGAGGATCTGGTGGTGGGTGAGGGCCATCGGGGGGAGGGGATTGGCGGGCGATTGCTTCGGGGGATGGAGGCTCGCGCGTCGGAGATGGGGCTTAGCCGGCTGCAACTGCTGGCCGATAGCGACAATGCGCCGGCCCTGGATTTCTATACGCGGCGCGGGTGGCGCCGCACTTCACTGCTGGCCTTGCGCCGGAATTCCTGAATACAAGCTTTCCTGTACCGTAGGGCGTATGAGCGGAGCGCGTCCGCTGCGCCCTGCTTATCTCGCCACGGGTACAGCCCCATGGAAACCTGCGTTATTCTTGGGGCAATTCTGCATGACCCCGAGAATCAGGGGTGCTATACAGAATCCGTATATCAGCGATGTGACAGAATCTGTCTAACATTCTGTCATGTTTCAAAAGGTGCACAGTGAAGATACACGGTGATGGATTCTTATCCGAAGCTGGACAAGAGAAGGCACGCCAGATACGCGTGCGAAACGATCGGCTATTTCGGGCGCTCGAACGAAGCATTTCGGAAGTTCGTTCATTCGCATCGTCAAAAGATGTTTGTCAGCAAGATACTGACAGGGATCGCCAGAAGATAATTGCCCTCGTGTTGGCGGCCAGAGTTCTTGAGATTTCCGAAGCTGCTTTACTTGTTATGAAAAATGGCATGAGCAACGAAGCAAACACTCTATTCCGTGTATTTTTAGATGCATACTTTGTATTTGCAAATGTTTGTAGTGACCCTTCATTTGTCTCGAACTATTTCAAATCAGATAAGACCGCCCGACTTAAGAAAGTAAAAGAGGACACCCATCATTTATTTGAAAAGTAAAAGAGGATGAGAAGTAAAAGAGGACACCCATCATTTATTTGACACCCCCGCCGGGGCAGCCTAGCCTCTGAATCGTCAGTCCAATCAAGGAATAAGGAGCATTCCTATGACACGAGCCAGAAGGGAACTCGTTCATCCGGAAACCACCCCCTACTACCATTGCATCGCGCGCTGCGTGCGCCGGGCCTATCTGTGCGGCCAGCGGGCAGAACAAGAGGACACCCATCATTCTGTAACCGAAAACAAGAGGACACCCATCATTCTGTTGACACCCCCGCCGGGGCCGCCTAGCCTCTGAATCGTCAGTCCAATCAAGGAATAAGGAGCATTCCTATGACCCGAGCCAGAAGGGAACTCGTTCATCCGGAAACCACCCCCAAAAAAGGAACAAGAGGACACCCATCATTCTGTTGACACCCCCGCCGGGGCCGCCTGGCCTCTGAATCGTCAGTCCAATCAAGGAATAAGGAGCATTCCTATGACCCGAGCCAGAAGGGAACTCGTTCATCCGGAAACCACCCCCTACTACCATTGCATCGCGCGCTGCGTGCGCCGAGCCTATCTGTGCGGACAGGATTCGTTCTCGGGCAAGAGCTACGAGCACCGCAAGGGCTGGGTGCTGGACCGGCTGGAAGCGCTGACTGCTGTCTTCGCAGTCGATATCTGCGCCTACGCGAAAAGCTAAAAGGGGTCGGTGACAAATGATTTTCATTAGTCACCGACCCCTTTTACTGACCCGATTTTCATTAGTCACCGACCCCTTTTACTGACCCGGCATCGCGCGCTGCGTGCGCCGAGCCTATCTGTGCGGCCAGGATTCGTTCTCGGGCAAGAGCTACGAGCACCGCAAGGGCTGGGTGCTGGAGCGGCTGGAAGCGCTGACCGCTGTCTTCGCGGTCGATATCTGCGCCTACGCGGTGATGTCCAACCACTACCACCTGGTGGTGCGCCTGCACCGCGAACAGGCACGGGCCTGGTCGGAACAGGACGTCATGGATAATTAGCTAAAAGGGGTCGGTGACAAATGATTTTCATTAGTCACCGACCCCTTTTACTTTTTGCTGCTTGACGTGCTATACGCCAATGGCGTACATTCGTGCCAATGCTGACCATCATTGAGTCGCCACTCTTTAGCAAGCTCTGGCCTGACTACTGGTCGGTTGAGGAGCACGGCGAGTTCACCACCCATCTGGCGGGCAACCCCGAAGCTGGCGACTTGATCCCCGGTTCCGGTGGGTGTCGCAAGATCCGGTGGACTCGCCCCGGGATGGGCAAACGCGGCGGTGTACGAGTCATCTACACCGTGCGCCTCAAACGCGGCACAGTAGTGCTGCTCACAATCTATTCCAAGAGCGCGAAGGACAATATTCCATCGCATGTATTGCGCCAGATCGCGGAGGAACTTGATCATGACTAGCAAAAAGTCCATTTCAGCGCGTGATGCGAACCGTAACATCGGTGAAGAGCTGCTGCAGGCCATTCGTGACGTCAAGAACGGAAAGCACGGCGCCAAGTACAGCGTTGAGGCCAATGACGTGGTTGCGGCGCGCCTCAAGTCGGGCCTTTCGCAGGCGCAGTTTGCTGCCGCCCTGCATATTTCGTCCCGCACGCTTCAGCAATGGGAGCAAGGGCGCCGGCAGCCATCTGGTGCGGCTGCAACCCTTCTTAAGATTGTGTCTCGCCATCCAGAGGTTCTTCGTGAGGTCGCAGACGCATAATTCAGGAATGAACCGGGTCAGAGAGGAATTTCCGCTTATATTAGAAAAGACTTTTCTTCCGGACCCGACTTCCCTGAAACAGGCTCTCCCTCACCGTAGACTCAAGCGATTGCAGTTGCTGGCCGATAACAGCACTATGCCAGCGATGGATCTCCACCCTCGATAGCCTTGGCAGCAGAGTGTCCTGCCTGCCTTGCGTCTGGCCTGTCACGGGATCCCTGATCATGGACACGATCAGACACCCTGAACCCCAATAGTCAACGGGAGCGCACCGATGTCCAACGTGTTGTCGGATAAGCAGTTTCTACGGGAGATGCCATTCGTCAACACATGCAATGAAACCCTGCTGGCTCTGGGTGAGTGGTGGCGCAAGGTCGCCCTGATCGGAAAAATCAGCAGCCTGGACGTGGCGGCCACAATCCTGGACGACATGGACCTGGCCCGCAACGGGTTCCAGACACTCCAGAAGGAACTCATCGATAACCTTGTCCGGGAGAATCTGCGCAAGCTGGACCAGGAACTGGGCGCCCGGGCGCAGTTTGCCATCGACATCCTGATCCGCAATCTCTTCGAGCGCACGGCGGATGTGGGTTTCCTGGCGACGGACGAGGACATCCGCGAATTCCTGCGTCACCCGGAGGCCTCGCCGGAGGCCACCGAGGCGATCGTCGAGCGCCTGCGCGAATACACCCTCAAATACAGTGTGTATGACGAAATCCTGCTGCTCGACCCCCAGGGTCATGTTCGCGCACACCTGGACCCCGCCAACCCGGTGGTCCATTCCAGGGATCCGCTGATCAGTGAAACACTCCGCGGCGAGGCCCCCTATGTCGAGACATTCCGCCCCACGGATCTCCTGCCCGGGCGCCGCGCCGGTCTGATCTACTCGGCACCGGTCACCGACTCAGACCAGCCCGGTGCCCGGGTCCTCGGTCTGCTCTGTCTGAGCTTTCGTTTTGATGACGAGATGGCCGGCATCTTTGCCAACCTGGTGAGGCCCGGAGAGTTGGTGGCAATCCTCGACCGCAACGACCGCGTCATTGCCAGCAGTGATGAACGGCGCCTGCCCATCGGCACCTCGATCACCGGTGCCCGTGACGGGCAGCTGTCCAGACTGGGCCATGGCTCGGACGCTTATCTGGCTCGGAACTGCCAGACCAAGGGCTATCAGGGTTATATGGGGCTGTCCTGGAAAGGGCAGGTGATGGCGCCGATGGAATCCGCCTTCAGGACTGGCGAGCAGGGCGGGGAGGGTAGCGATGCCGGGACACACCAGGAGGGTGAATTCATCTCTCTTGAGTTGCGCAACATCCGCAAGAACGCCGCCCGGGTCACCGACGACCTGTCCCTGATCGTGCTGAACGGACAGATCGTTGCCGCCAAGCGCGATGCCCACGAGTTCATGCCCGTGTTGAGCGAGATCCGGGTGATCGGCAACCGCACCCGGCAGGTCTTCGACAACTCGATTACCCGCCTCTACGCGACCGTGCTGGAATCCCTGATGAACGAGGTCCAGTTCCAAGCGTTTCTGGCCGTGGACATCATGGACCGCAACCTCTACGAGCGTGCCAACGACGTTCGCTGGTGGGCGCTGACCAGCCGTTTCAGGGAGATCCTGGACCTGACCACGCGCACTGAAGATCAACGGCAGACGCTGACGGAGATCCTCGCCTACATCAACAGTCTCTATACCGTTTACACAAATCTGATCCTGTTCGATGCCAACCGGGTCATCGTTGCAGTCTCCAGCCCCGAAGAGCAGCATCTGCTCGGCACGATTCTGCCTGCCGAGGGCGGCTTCTCTGAGGCACTCGGGATCCGCGATTCACAGCGTTATGTGGTATCGCCGTTTAATTCCACGCATCTCTACAAAGATCGCCCGACCTATATCTACATGACCTCCGTGCGTTCTCCGAAAAGCGGACGCGCCCTTGGCGGCATTGCAATCGCCTTTGACAGCGAACCACAGTTCGCTGCGATGCTCGAGGATGCGCTTCCCAGGGATGATGCGGGCCATATCATCGAAGGCAGCTTCGCCGTCTTCGCGGATCGCCAGGGCAATGTCATCAGCGCCACCGGTGGAGACCTGCGCCCCGGTGACCGGATCGATCTGGAAGGAGATCTGCTCAGTCTCGAGAACGGCACGCGTCGATCCGCACTGATTGAATATCGCGGCAGAAACTACGCGGTGGGCGCTGCGGTGTCTCAGGGATACCGGGAGTACAAGACCACCAACGACTACGACAATGACGTGGTGGCACTGGTGTTCATGTCTGTCTAGCAGGCTGGAAAAGGCGCCCCTCACGAGGTCTTTCCTGATCAAGCGATTGATTTAAATGAAAGAGTCCACCATAAACCGGGGCAGAGAGTGGTTACCCTGCTATCAGAAAAGGGGACGGAGGATTGGAACTCAACCCCCCCTGTCCCCGTTGCCTCCATGCCTTTCCCTGTTTCGGTCGGATAATCAGCGGGTCGCCAGTATTGAAACGCTCTTCACGCCCCAGGTCTTGCTGGCGCCGTTGGCCGAGTCGGTGAGGAATCCGTACTGGGGATTCTCGCGCACCTTGGCCACCTTGAGTCCACCCGCCGTGATGGCGGACCGGTAGTCATCCTGCTGCAAGGCGCCGCCGATGCACGCGGCCCATAATGTCGCATCACACTTGACCTCTTCGGGCAGCGGCTTCTCGGTGACGATGTCCGAAAGGGCCAGGCGTCCGCCGGGCTTGAGCAGCCGGGCGGCGGCAGCGAACACCCGACCCTTCTCGGCTGACAGGTTGATCACGCCGTTGCTGATGATCACGTCCACGCTGTCTTCATCAAACGGCGGATCCTCGATGTAGCCCTCATGGAAGGAGACGTTGTCGATGCCTGCAGCCTTTGCCAGACGTTTCGCCTTCTCCCTCTGGGCCTCGGTCATGTCCAGTCCCAGCACGCGGCCCCGGGGTCCCACCTTGAGGG containing:
- a CDS encoding methyltransferase domain-containing protein, giving the protein MQMRATRIDEAVDRTALEHKVKEMYKRVAEEPDGEFHFEMGRRLAERLGYPTADLDRIPAQSVDSFAGVGYHMDLADIRPGDVVLDLGSGSGMDTFIAALKVGPRGRVLGLDMTEAQREKAKRLAKAAGIDNVSFHEGYIEDPPFDEDSVDVIISNGVINLSAEKGRVFAAAARLLKPGGRLALSDIVTEKPLPEEVKCDATLWAACIGGALQQDDYRSAITAGGLKVAKVRENPQYGFLTDSANGASKTWGVKSVSILATR